A genomic window from Camelus ferus isolate YT-003-E chromosome 9, BCGSAC_Cfer_1.0, whole genome shotgun sequence includes:
- the GSK3A gene encoding glycogen synthase kinase-3 alpha isoform X5: MSGGAPSGGGPGGSGRARTSSFAEPGGGGGGGGGPGGSASGPGGSGGGKASVGAMGGGVVAPSSGGGPSGSGGGGSSGPGAGTSFPPPGVKLGRDSGKVTTVVATLGQGPERSQEVAYTDIKVIGNGSFGVVYQARLADTRELVAIKKVLQDKRFKVACGEQNRELQIMRKLDHCNIVRLRYFFYSSGEKKDELYLNLVLEYVPETVYRVARHFTKAKLTIPIIYVKVYMYQLFRSLAYIHSQGVCHRDIKPQNLLVDPDTAVLKLCDFGSAKQLVRGEPNVSYICSRYYRAPELIFGATDYTSSIDVWSAGCVLAELLLGQPIFPGDSGVDQLVEIIKVLGTPTREQIREMNPNYTEFKFPQIKAHPWTKVFKSRTPPEAIALCSSLLEYTPSSRLSPLEACAHSFFDELRSPGTQLPNNRPLPPLFNFSPGELTIQPSLNAILIPPHLRSPAGTASLTPSSQGHNHSTALITDTG; this comes from the exons ATGAGCGGTGGCGCGCCTTCAGGGGGCGGCCCCGGGGGCTCGGGCCGGGCGCGGACCAGCTCGTTCGCGGAGCcaggcggcggaggcggcggcggcggcggccccgggGGCTCGGCCTCCGGCCcaggcggcagcggcggcgggaAGGCGTCAGTCGGAGCCATGGGCGGGGGCGTGGTGGCCCCGAGCTCCGGGGGTGGCCCCAGCGGCAGCGGCGGAGGAGGCAGTAGCGGCCCCGGTGCGGGCACCAGCTTCCCGCCGCCGGGAGTGAAGCTGGGCC GTGACAGCGGGAAGGTGACCACAGTGGTAGCCACTCTAGGCCAAGGCCCGGAACGCTCCCAGGAGGTGGCTTACACAGACATCAAAGTGATTGGCAATGGCTCATTTGGGGTCGTGTACCAGGCACGACTGGCAGACACCAGGGAATTGGTGGCCATCAAGAAGGTTCTCCAGGACAAGAGGTTCAAGGTAGCTTGTGGGGAACAG AACCGAGAGCTGCAGATTATGCGTAAGCTGGACCACTGCAATATCGTGAGGCTGAGATACTTTTTCTACTCCAGTGGGGAGAAG AAAGATGAGCTTTATCTAAATCTGGTGCTGGAATATGTGCCTGAGACAGTGTACCGGGTGGCCCGTCATTTTACCAAGGCCAAGCTGACCATCCCTATCATCTACGTCaag GTGTACATGTACCAGCTCTTCCGGAGCTTGGCCTACATCCACTCCCAGGGTGTGTGTCACCGCGACATCAAGCCCCAGAACCTGCTGGTGGACCCCGACACAGCTGTCCTCAAGCTCTGCGATTTTGGCAG TGCAAAGCAGTTGGTCCGGGGGGAGCCCAATGTCTCCTACATCTGTTCTCGCTACTACCGGGCCCCAGAGCTGATCTTCGGAGCCACTGATTATACCTCATCCATCG ATGTGTGGTCAGCTGGCTGTGTACTGGCCGAGCTCCTCCTGGGCCAGCCCATCTTCCCTGGGGATAGTGGAGTAGACCAGCTGGTGGAGATCATCAag GTGCTGGGAACACCAACCCGAGAACAGATCCGAGAAATGAACCCCAATTACACGGAGTTCAAGTTCCCCCAGATTAAAGCTCACCCCTGGACAAAg GTTTTCAAATCCCGAACGCCACCCGAGGCCATTGCGCTCTGCTCTAGCCTGCTGGAGTACACACCGTCCTCAAGGCTCTCCCCGCTGGAAGCCTGCGCCCACAGCTTCTTTGATGAACTGCGAAGTCCCGGAACCCAGCTCCCCAACAACCGCCCGCTTCCTCCTCTCTTCAATTTCAGTCCTGGCG AACTCACCATCCAACCATCTCTCAACGCCATTCTCATCCCTCCTCACTTGAGGTCCCCAGCGGGCACTGCCTCCCTCACTCCATCCTCACAAG GTCACAATCACTCAACAGCACTGATTACAGATACGGGCTGA
- the GSK3A gene encoding glycogen synthase kinase-3 alpha isoform X2 encodes MSGGAPSGGGPGGSGRARTSSFAEPGGGGGGGGGPGGSASGPGGSGGGKASVGAMGGGVVAPSSGGGPSGSGGGGSSGPGAGTSFPPPGVKLGRDSGKVTTVVATLGQGPERSQEVAYTDIKVIGNGSFGVVYQARLADTRELVAIKKVLQDKRFKVACGEQNRELQIMRKLDHCNIVRLRYFFYSSGEKKDELYLNLVLEYVPETVYRVARHFTKAKLTIPIIYVKVYMYQLFRSLAYIHSQGVCHRDIKPQNLLVDPDTAVLKLCDFGSAKQLVRGEPNVSYICSRYYRAPELIFGATDYTSSIDVWSAGCVLAELLLGQPIFPGDSGVDQLVEIIKVLGTPTREQIREMNPNYTEFKFPQIKAHPWTKVFKSRTPPEAIALCSSLLEYTPSSRLSPLEACAHSFFDELRSPGTQLPNNRPLPPLFNFSPGELTIQPSLNAILIPPHLRSPAGTASLTPSSQALSEAQTGPDWQSTDATAPLTNSS; translated from the exons ATGAGCGGTGGCGCGCCTTCAGGGGGCGGCCCCGGGGGCTCGGGCCGGGCGCGGACCAGCTCGTTCGCGGAGCcaggcggcggaggcggcggcggcggcggccccgggGGCTCGGCCTCCGGCCcaggcggcagcggcggcgggaAGGCGTCAGTCGGAGCCATGGGCGGGGGCGTGGTGGCCCCGAGCTCCGGGGGTGGCCCCAGCGGCAGCGGCGGAGGAGGCAGTAGCGGCCCCGGTGCGGGCACCAGCTTCCCGCCGCCGGGAGTGAAGCTGGGCC GTGACAGCGGGAAGGTGACCACAGTGGTAGCCACTCTAGGCCAAGGCCCGGAACGCTCCCAGGAGGTGGCTTACACAGACATCAAAGTGATTGGCAATGGCTCATTTGGGGTCGTGTACCAGGCACGACTGGCAGACACCAGGGAATTGGTGGCCATCAAGAAGGTTCTCCAGGACAAGAGGTTCAAGGTAGCTTGTGGGGAACAG AACCGAGAGCTGCAGATTATGCGTAAGCTGGACCACTGCAATATCGTGAGGCTGAGATACTTTTTCTACTCCAGTGGGGAGAAG AAAGATGAGCTTTATCTAAATCTGGTGCTGGAATATGTGCCTGAGACAGTGTACCGGGTGGCCCGTCATTTTACCAAGGCCAAGCTGACCATCCCTATCATCTACGTCaag GTGTACATGTACCAGCTCTTCCGGAGCTTGGCCTACATCCACTCCCAGGGTGTGTGTCACCGCGACATCAAGCCCCAGAACCTGCTGGTGGACCCCGACACAGCTGTCCTCAAGCTCTGCGATTTTGGCAG TGCAAAGCAGTTGGTCCGGGGGGAGCCCAATGTCTCCTACATCTGTTCTCGCTACTACCGGGCCCCAGAGCTGATCTTCGGAGCCACTGATTATACCTCATCCATCG ATGTGTGGTCAGCTGGCTGTGTACTGGCCGAGCTCCTCCTGGGCCAGCCCATCTTCCCTGGGGATAGTGGAGTAGACCAGCTGGTGGAGATCATCAag GTGCTGGGAACACCAACCCGAGAACAGATCCGAGAAATGAACCCCAATTACACGGAGTTCAAGTTCCCCCAGATTAAAGCTCACCCCTGGACAAAg GTTTTCAAATCCCGAACGCCACCCGAGGCCATTGCGCTCTGCTCTAGCCTGCTGGAGTACACACCGTCCTCAAGGCTCTCCCCGCTGGAAGCCTGCGCCCACAGCTTCTTTGATGAACTGCGAAGTCCCGGAACCCAGCTCCCCAACAACCGCCCGCTTCCTCCTCTCTTCAATTTCAGTCCTGGCG AACTCACCATCCAACCATCTCTCAACGCCATTCTCATCCCTCCTCACTTGAGGTCCCCAGCGGGCACTGCCTCCCTCACTCCATCCTCACAAG CTTTAAGTGAGGCTCAGACCGGCCCGGACTGGCAGTCGACTGATGCCACAGCTCCCCTCACTAACTCTTCCTGA
- the GSK3A gene encoding glycogen synthase kinase-3 alpha isoform X4, protein MSGGAPSGGGPGGSGRARTSSFAEPGGGGGGGGGPGGSASGPGGSGGGKASVGAMGGGVVAPSSGGGPSGSGGGGSSGPGAGTSFPPPGVKLGRDSGKVTTVVATLGQGPERSQEVAYTDIKVIGNGSFGVVYQARLADTRELVAIKKVLQDKRFKNRELQIMRKLDHCNIVRLRYFFYSSGEKKDELYLNLVLEYVPETVYRVARHFTKAKLTIPIIYVKVYMYQLFRSLAYIHSQGVCHRDIKPQNLLVDPDTAVLKLCDFGSAKQLVRGEPNVSYICSRYYRAPELIFGATDYTSSIDVWSAGCVLAELLLGQPIFPGDSGVDQLVEIIKVLGTPTREQIREMNPNYTEFKFPQIKAHPWTKVFKSRTPPEAIALCSSLLEYTPSSRLSPLEACAHSFFDELRSPGTQLPNNRPLPPLFNFSPGELTIQPSLNAILIPPHLRSPAGTASLTPSSQALSEAQTGPDWQSTDATAPLTNSS, encoded by the exons ATGAGCGGTGGCGCGCCTTCAGGGGGCGGCCCCGGGGGCTCGGGCCGGGCGCGGACCAGCTCGTTCGCGGAGCcaggcggcggaggcggcggcggcggcggccccgggGGCTCGGCCTCCGGCCcaggcggcagcggcggcgggaAGGCGTCAGTCGGAGCCATGGGCGGGGGCGTGGTGGCCCCGAGCTCCGGGGGTGGCCCCAGCGGCAGCGGCGGAGGAGGCAGTAGCGGCCCCGGTGCGGGCACCAGCTTCCCGCCGCCGGGAGTGAAGCTGGGCC GTGACAGCGGGAAGGTGACCACAGTGGTAGCCACTCTAGGCCAAGGCCCGGAACGCTCCCAGGAGGTGGCTTACACAGACATCAAAGTGATTGGCAATGGCTCATTTGGGGTCGTGTACCAGGCACGACTGGCAGACACCAGGGAATTGGTGGCCATCAAGAAGGTTCTCCAGGACAAGAGGTTCAAG AACCGAGAGCTGCAGATTATGCGTAAGCTGGACCACTGCAATATCGTGAGGCTGAGATACTTTTTCTACTCCAGTGGGGAGAAG AAAGATGAGCTTTATCTAAATCTGGTGCTGGAATATGTGCCTGAGACAGTGTACCGGGTGGCCCGTCATTTTACCAAGGCCAAGCTGACCATCCCTATCATCTACGTCaag GTGTACATGTACCAGCTCTTCCGGAGCTTGGCCTACATCCACTCCCAGGGTGTGTGTCACCGCGACATCAAGCCCCAGAACCTGCTGGTGGACCCCGACACAGCTGTCCTCAAGCTCTGCGATTTTGGCAG TGCAAAGCAGTTGGTCCGGGGGGAGCCCAATGTCTCCTACATCTGTTCTCGCTACTACCGGGCCCCAGAGCTGATCTTCGGAGCCACTGATTATACCTCATCCATCG ATGTGTGGTCAGCTGGCTGTGTACTGGCCGAGCTCCTCCTGGGCCAGCCCATCTTCCCTGGGGATAGTGGAGTAGACCAGCTGGTGGAGATCATCAag GTGCTGGGAACACCAACCCGAGAACAGATCCGAGAAATGAACCCCAATTACACGGAGTTCAAGTTCCCCCAGATTAAAGCTCACCCCTGGACAAAg GTTTTCAAATCCCGAACGCCACCCGAGGCCATTGCGCTCTGCTCTAGCCTGCTGGAGTACACACCGTCCTCAAGGCTCTCCCCGCTGGAAGCCTGCGCCCACAGCTTCTTTGATGAACTGCGAAGTCCCGGAACCCAGCTCCCCAACAACCGCCCGCTTCCTCCTCTCTTCAATTTCAGTCCTGGCG AACTCACCATCCAACCATCTCTCAACGCCATTCTCATCCCTCCTCACTTGAGGTCCCCAGCGGGCACTGCCTCCCTCACTCCATCCTCACAAG CTTTAAGTGAGGCTCAGACCGGCCCGGACTGGCAGTCGACTGATGCCACAGCTCCCCTCACTAACTCTTCCTGA
- the GSK3A gene encoding glycogen synthase kinase-3 alpha isoform X1 → MSGGAPSGGGPGGSGRARTSSFAEPGGGGGGGGGPGGSASGPGGSGGGKASVGAMGGGVVAPSSGGGPSGSGGGGSSGPGAGTSFPPPGVKLGRDSGKVTTVVATLGQGPERSQEVAYTDIKVIGNGSFGVVYQARLADTRELVAIKKVLQDKRFKVACGEQNRELQIMRKLDHCNIVRLRYFFYSSGEKKDELYLNLVLEYVPETVYRVARHFTKAKLTIPIIYVKVYMYQLFRSLAYIHSQGVCHRDIKPQNLLVDPDTAVLKLCDFGSAKQLVRGEPNVSYICSRYYRAPELIFGATDYTSSIDVWSAGCVLAELLLGQPIFPGDSGVDQLVEIIKVLGTPTREQIREMNPNYTEFKFPQIKAHPWTKVFKSRTPPEAIALCSSLLEYTPSSRLSPLEACAHSFFDELRSPGTQLPNNRPLPPLFNFSPGELTIQPSLNAILIPPHLRSPAGTASLTPSSQDFLFRLKKIRLGSSGPASPQGSTVSWS, encoded by the exons ATGAGCGGTGGCGCGCCTTCAGGGGGCGGCCCCGGGGGCTCGGGCCGGGCGCGGACCAGCTCGTTCGCGGAGCcaggcggcggaggcggcggcggcggcggccccgggGGCTCGGCCTCCGGCCcaggcggcagcggcggcgggaAGGCGTCAGTCGGAGCCATGGGCGGGGGCGTGGTGGCCCCGAGCTCCGGGGGTGGCCCCAGCGGCAGCGGCGGAGGAGGCAGTAGCGGCCCCGGTGCGGGCACCAGCTTCCCGCCGCCGGGAGTGAAGCTGGGCC GTGACAGCGGGAAGGTGACCACAGTGGTAGCCACTCTAGGCCAAGGCCCGGAACGCTCCCAGGAGGTGGCTTACACAGACATCAAAGTGATTGGCAATGGCTCATTTGGGGTCGTGTACCAGGCACGACTGGCAGACACCAGGGAATTGGTGGCCATCAAGAAGGTTCTCCAGGACAAGAGGTTCAAGGTAGCTTGTGGGGAACAG AACCGAGAGCTGCAGATTATGCGTAAGCTGGACCACTGCAATATCGTGAGGCTGAGATACTTTTTCTACTCCAGTGGGGAGAAG AAAGATGAGCTTTATCTAAATCTGGTGCTGGAATATGTGCCTGAGACAGTGTACCGGGTGGCCCGTCATTTTACCAAGGCCAAGCTGACCATCCCTATCATCTACGTCaag GTGTACATGTACCAGCTCTTCCGGAGCTTGGCCTACATCCACTCCCAGGGTGTGTGTCACCGCGACATCAAGCCCCAGAACCTGCTGGTGGACCCCGACACAGCTGTCCTCAAGCTCTGCGATTTTGGCAG TGCAAAGCAGTTGGTCCGGGGGGAGCCCAATGTCTCCTACATCTGTTCTCGCTACTACCGGGCCCCAGAGCTGATCTTCGGAGCCACTGATTATACCTCATCCATCG ATGTGTGGTCAGCTGGCTGTGTACTGGCCGAGCTCCTCCTGGGCCAGCCCATCTTCCCTGGGGATAGTGGAGTAGACCAGCTGGTGGAGATCATCAag GTGCTGGGAACACCAACCCGAGAACAGATCCGAGAAATGAACCCCAATTACACGGAGTTCAAGTTCCCCCAGATTAAAGCTCACCCCTGGACAAAg GTTTTCAAATCCCGAACGCCACCCGAGGCCATTGCGCTCTGCTCTAGCCTGCTGGAGTACACACCGTCCTCAAGGCTCTCCCCGCTGGAAGCCTGCGCCCACAGCTTCTTTGATGAACTGCGAAGTCCCGGAACCCAGCTCCCCAACAACCGCCCGCTTCCTCCTCTCTTCAATTTCAGTCCTGGCG AACTCACCATCCAACCATCTCTCAACGCCATTCTCATCCCTCCTCACTTGAGGTCCCCAGCGGGCACTGCCTCCCTCACTCCATCCTCACAAG ATTTCCTGTTTCGCTTGAAGAAAATCAGACTGGGCAGCAGTGGGCCTGCCTCTCCTCAGGGCAGTACTGTTAGCTGGAGCTGA
- the GSK3A gene encoding glycogen synthase kinase-3 alpha isoform X3 produces MSGGAPSGGGPGGSGRARTSSFAEPGGGGGGGGGPGGSASGPGGSGGGKASVGAMGGGVVAPSSGGGPSGSGGGGSSGPGAGTSFPPPGVKLGRDSGKVTTVVATLGQGPERSQEVAYTDIKVIGNGSFGVVYQARLADTRELVAIKKVLQDKRFKNRELQIMRKLDHCNIVRLRYFFYSSGEKKDELYLNLVLEYVPETVYRVARHFTKAKLTIPIIYVKVYMYQLFRSLAYIHSQGVCHRDIKPQNLLVDPDTAVLKLCDFGSAKQLVRGEPNVSYICSRYYRAPELIFGATDYTSSIDVWSAGCVLAELLLGQPIFPGDSGVDQLVEIIKVLGTPTREQIREMNPNYTEFKFPQIKAHPWTKVFKSRTPPEAIALCSSLLEYTPSSRLSPLEACAHSFFDELRSPGTQLPNNRPLPPLFNFSPGELTIQPSLNAILIPPHLRSPAGTASLTPSSQDFLFRLKKIRLGSSGPASPQGSTVSWS; encoded by the exons ATGAGCGGTGGCGCGCCTTCAGGGGGCGGCCCCGGGGGCTCGGGCCGGGCGCGGACCAGCTCGTTCGCGGAGCcaggcggcggaggcggcggcggcggcggccccgggGGCTCGGCCTCCGGCCcaggcggcagcggcggcgggaAGGCGTCAGTCGGAGCCATGGGCGGGGGCGTGGTGGCCCCGAGCTCCGGGGGTGGCCCCAGCGGCAGCGGCGGAGGAGGCAGTAGCGGCCCCGGTGCGGGCACCAGCTTCCCGCCGCCGGGAGTGAAGCTGGGCC GTGACAGCGGGAAGGTGACCACAGTGGTAGCCACTCTAGGCCAAGGCCCGGAACGCTCCCAGGAGGTGGCTTACACAGACATCAAAGTGATTGGCAATGGCTCATTTGGGGTCGTGTACCAGGCACGACTGGCAGACACCAGGGAATTGGTGGCCATCAAGAAGGTTCTCCAGGACAAGAGGTTCAAG AACCGAGAGCTGCAGATTATGCGTAAGCTGGACCACTGCAATATCGTGAGGCTGAGATACTTTTTCTACTCCAGTGGGGAGAAG AAAGATGAGCTTTATCTAAATCTGGTGCTGGAATATGTGCCTGAGACAGTGTACCGGGTGGCCCGTCATTTTACCAAGGCCAAGCTGACCATCCCTATCATCTACGTCaag GTGTACATGTACCAGCTCTTCCGGAGCTTGGCCTACATCCACTCCCAGGGTGTGTGTCACCGCGACATCAAGCCCCAGAACCTGCTGGTGGACCCCGACACAGCTGTCCTCAAGCTCTGCGATTTTGGCAG TGCAAAGCAGTTGGTCCGGGGGGAGCCCAATGTCTCCTACATCTGTTCTCGCTACTACCGGGCCCCAGAGCTGATCTTCGGAGCCACTGATTATACCTCATCCATCG ATGTGTGGTCAGCTGGCTGTGTACTGGCCGAGCTCCTCCTGGGCCAGCCCATCTTCCCTGGGGATAGTGGAGTAGACCAGCTGGTGGAGATCATCAag GTGCTGGGAACACCAACCCGAGAACAGATCCGAGAAATGAACCCCAATTACACGGAGTTCAAGTTCCCCCAGATTAAAGCTCACCCCTGGACAAAg GTTTTCAAATCCCGAACGCCACCCGAGGCCATTGCGCTCTGCTCTAGCCTGCTGGAGTACACACCGTCCTCAAGGCTCTCCCCGCTGGAAGCCTGCGCCCACAGCTTCTTTGATGAACTGCGAAGTCCCGGAACCCAGCTCCCCAACAACCGCCCGCTTCCTCCTCTCTTCAATTTCAGTCCTGGCG AACTCACCATCCAACCATCTCTCAACGCCATTCTCATCCCTCCTCACTTGAGGTCCCCAGCGGGCACTGCCTCCCTCACTCCATCCTCACAAG ATTTCCTGTTTCGCTTGAAGAAAATCAGACTGGGCAGCAGTGGGCCTGCCTCTCCTCAGGGCAGTACTGTTAGCTGGAGCTGA
- the ERF gene encoding ETS domain-containing transcription factor ERF, with translation MKTPADTGFAFPDWAYKPESSPGSRQIQLWHFILELLRKEEYQGVIAWQGDYGEFVIKDPDEVARLWGVRKCKPQMNYDKLSRALRYYYNKRILHKTKGKRFTYKFNFNKLVLVNYPFIDVGLAGGAVPQSAPPVPSGGSHFRFPPSTPSEVLSPTEDPRSPPACSSSSSSLFSAVVARRLGRGSVSDCSDGTSELEEPLGEDPRARPPGPLELGAFRGPPLARLPHDPGVFRVYPRSRGGPEPLSPFPVSPLAGPGSLLPPQLSPALPMTPTHLAYTPSPTLSPMYPSGGGGPSGSGGGSHFSFSPEDMKRYLQAHTQSVYNYHLSPRAFLHYPGLVVPQPQRPDKCPLPPMAPETPPVPSSASSSSSSSSSPFKFKLQPPPLGRRQRAAGEKAPAGPDKSSGIAVGGGGSAGGLAEGAGALAPPPPPPQIKVEPISEGESEEVEVTDISDEDEEDGEVFKTPRAPPAPPKPDPGEAPGAAQCMPLKLRFKRRWSEDCRLEGGGGPTGGLEDEGEDKKVRGEGPGEAGGPLTPRRVSSDLQHATAQLSLEHRDS, from the exons ATGAAGACCCCGGCGGAcacag ggTTTGCCTTCCCGGATTGGGCCTACAAGCCGGAATCGTCCCCTGGCTCGAGGCAGATCCAGCTGTGGCACTTTATTCTGGAGCTGCTGCGAAAGGAGGAGTACCAGGGTGTCATCGCCTGGCAGGGAGACTACGGGGAGTTTGTCATCAAGGACCCGGACGAGGTGGCTCGGCTCTGGGGTGTCCGCAAGTGCAAGCCCCAGATGAATTATGACAAGCTGAGCCGGGCCCTGcg CTATTATTACAACAAACGCATTCTGCACAAGACCAAGGGGAAACGGTTCACCTACAAGTTCAACTTCAACAAACTGGTGCTGGTTAATTACCCTTTCATTGATGTGGGGTTGGCTG GGGGTGCAGTGCCCCAGAGCGCCCCGCCAGTGCCATCAGGCGGCAGCCACTTCCGCTTCCCTCCCTCAACGCCCTCCGAGGTGCTCTCCCCCACCGAGGACCCCCGCTCACCACCAGCCTGCTCTTCATCTTCATCCTCCCTTTTCTCGGCTGTGGTCGCCCGACGCTTGGGACGAGGCTCTGTCAGTGACTGTAGCGATGGCACGTCAGAGCTGGAAGAGCCACTGGGAGAGGACCCCCGGGCCCGACCACCTGGCCCTCTGGAGCTGGGTGCCTTCCGTGGGCCCCCACTGGCCCGCCTGCCCCATGACCCTGGCGTCTTCCGTGTCTACCCCCGGTCCCGGGGTGGCCCTGAGCCTCTTAGCCCTTTCCCTGTGTCGCCTCTAGCCGGGCCTGGCTCCCTGCTACCCCCTCAGCTCTCACCGGCTCTGCCCATGACACCCACCCACCTGGCCTACACTCCCTCACCCACGCTGAGCCCTATGTATCCCAGTGGTGGCGGGGGCCCCAGCGGCTCTGGGGGAGGCTCCCACTTCTCCTTCAGCCCTGAGGACATGAAACGGTACCTGCAGGCCCACACCCAAAGCGTCTACAACTACCACCTCAGCCCCCGCGCCTTCCTGCACTACCCTGGGCTGGTGGTGCCCCAGCCTCAGCGCCCTGACAAGTGCCCGCTACCGCCCATGGCACCTGAGACCCCACCAGTCCCTTCCTCAGCCTcgtcctcttcttcctcctcttcctctccattcaAGTTTAAGCTCCAGCCGCCCCCGCTGGGACGCCGGCAGCGGGCAGCTGGGGAGAAGGCTCCTGCGGGCCCTGACAAGAGCAGTGGCAttgctgttggtggtggtggcagcgCGGGCGGGCTGGCTgagggggctggggccctggcccCTCCACCACCGCCGCCGCAGATCAAGGTGGAGCCTATCTCGGAAGGTGAATcggaggaggtggaggtgacTGACATCAGCGATGAGGATGAGGAAGACGGGGAGGTATTCAAGACTCCTCGTGCCCCACCTGCGCCCCCAAAGCCCGACCCCGGCGAGGCACCCGGGGCAGCCCAGTGCATGCCCCTCAAGCTGCGCTTTAAACGGCGCTGGAGTGAAGACTGTCGCCTAGAGGGGGGTGGGGGCCCCACTGGGGGCCTCGAGGATGAGGGTGAGGACAAGAAGGTTcgaggggaggggcctggggaggctggggggcccCTCACCCCAAGGCGGGTGAGCTCCGACCTCCAGCACGCTACAGCCCAGCTCTCTCTGGAGCATCGAGATTCCTGA